The DNA window CTGCCGCAAGGACGGGATGAGACCGCCGGGGCGTCGCCCGGGTCCTGGGCAGTACATCGCCTAATCTGCCGAACTGACACTTCATCACGAAAGGAACGCATCGTGCCTTCTCGACTCAACCCGTACATCAGCTTCGACGGCGACGCCCGGCAAGCCATGGAGTTCTACAGGAGCGTCTTCGGCGGCAACCTGACACTGAACACCTTCGGTGAGTTCGGCGAGGAGAAGGCGGGAGACGCGGCCGACAAGATCATGCACAGCATGCTCGAGACCGACAGCGGCTTCACACTCATGGCGGCCGACACCCCGCCGGGGATGGAGTACAAGCCCGGGAACAACATCGCGGTGAGCGTGAGCGGGGAGAACGCCGACGAACTGCGCGGCTACTGGGACAAGCTCTCCGGCAACGGCACGGTCTCGGTCCCGCTGGAAAGGCAGATGTGGGGCGACGTCTTCGGCATGTGTACGGACAGCTTCGGCATCACCTGGCTGGTCAACATCAGCGACAAGCCGGCCTGAACCCATCCCCACCAGGGCCACGGAGCGGGCGCCGGCAGCCGCCCACAAGCCGGCGGCTGCGGAGCCCCCCGGCCCGAGCCGGGAATTTGGACGCACATTGAACAATCAGCGCCGGATGTCTTGACGATCCGTCAACTCCGGCCACATATTACGTGCCAGTACAACCGGCCAGTAACTGCGCGCAGTGCCTCGCACCATCGACGGCAGGGCGGACGAACCACGCTGCCGCCGGTTTCCGTGCGCCTTCCGCTCGTCCACGACGACCGGAAGGCGCCCTCTTCTCTTCGCCATGAGAGGCAC is part of the Streptomyces agglomeratus genome and encodes:
- a CDS encoding VOC family protein — protein: MPSRLNPYISFDGDARQAMEFYRSVFGGNLTLNTFGEFGEEKAGDAADKIMHSMLETDSGFTLMAADTPPGMEYKPGNNIAVSVSGENADELRGYWDKLSGNGTVSVPLERQMWGDVFGMCTDSFGITWLVNISDKPA